One genomic segment of Burkholderia multivorans ATCC BAA-247 includes these proteins:
- a CDS encoding ATP-dependent DNA helicase has protein sequence MSYVVAVRAMCEFTARRGDLDLRFTPAPTALEGIAGHGAVTSKRGAGYETEIALSGTWGVLTVRGRADGYDPVSNRIEEIKTYRGSLDAMPANHRTLHWAQAKVYGHLMCAARGLAQIDVALVYFDIVSERETVLTETLSADALAAFFAEQCACFVGWAERETAHRSARDAALRALAFPHAQFRSGQRELAVAVYRAARDERCLIAQAPTGIGKTLGTVFPLLKACGEGEIDHVFFLTAKTPGRALALEAATTLGAGTPALPLRVLELVARDKACEHPDLACHGDACPLARGFYDRLPAARDAAIDAGLLDRDTVRAAALAHDVCPYYLAQELARWSDMVIGDYNYYYDGSAMLYTLAQQNQWRVGVLVDEAHNLLDRARKMYSASLDPFAFAAARDAAPAPLRKAFDRLARAWGTLNRAQTARYAAYPQIPGPIVSAVQNLVAAVGEYLADAPRANGDALLRFHFDAIQFGVLADAFDSASIFDATLHGEPVPRQPALDGVVPAGRRRRVQSTLCVRNVIPAGFLAPRYDAARATVLFSGTLSPFHFYRDTLGLPADTGWLDVDGPFRAEQLTVRVASHVSTRWRDRDRSLEPIADLIAAQYAARPGNYLGFLSSFDYLQRVVALMQARHPDVPVWAQAPGMAESERDAFLARFDAGGRGVGFAVLGGAFSEGVDLVGERLIGAFIATLGLPQVNDVNEQMRRAMDARFGNGYDYMYLYPGLQKVVQAAGRVIRTEQDEGVVHLIDDRYRRREVRNLLPRWWRIG, from the coding sequence GTGAGCTACGTCGTCGCGGTGCGGGCGATGTGCGAGTTCACCGCGCGGCGCGGCGATCTCGACCTGCGTTTCACGCCCGCGCCGACCGCGCTCGAAGGCATCGCCGGCCACGGCGCGGTCACGTCGAAGCGCGGCGCGGGCTACGAAACCGAGATCGCGCTGAGCGGCACGTGGGGCGTGCTGACCGTGCGCGGCCGGGCGGACGGCTACGATCCGGTGTCGAACCGGATCGAGGAAATCAAGACCTATCGCGGCAGCCTCGACGCGATGCCCGCGAACCATCGCACGCTGCACTGGGCGCAGGCGAAGGTGTACGGGCATCTGATGTGCGCGGCGCGCGGCCTCGCGCAGATCGACGTCGCGCTCGTCTATTTCGACATCGTCTCCGAGCGCGAGACCGTGCTGACCGAAACGCTGAGCGCGGACGCGCTCGCTGCGTTTTTCGCCGAGCAATGCGCGTGCTTCGTCGGCTGGGCCGAGCGCGAGACCGCGCATCGCAGCGCGCGCGATGCGGCGCTGCGTGCGCTCGCGTTTCCGCATGCGCAGTTTCGCAGCGGGCAGCGTGAGCTTGCCGTGGCCGTCTATCGCGCCGCGCGCGACGAACGCTGCCTGATCGCGCAAGCGCCGACCGGCATCGGCAAGACGCTCGGCACCGTGTTTCCGCTGCTGAAGGCGTGCGGCGAAGGCGAAATCGACCATGTGTTCTTCCTGACCGCGAAAACGCCCGGACGCGCGCTCGCGCTCGAGGCCGCGACGACGCTCGGCGCCGGCACGCCCGCGCTGCCGCTGCGCGTGCTCGAACTGGTCGCACGCGACAAGGCGTGCGAGCATCCCGACCTCGCGTGCCACGGCGACGCGTGTCCGCTCGCGCGCGGCTTCTACGACCGATTGCCGGCCGCGCGCGACGCGGCGATCGACGCGGGGCTGCTCGATCGCGATACGGTGCGCGCGGCCGCGCTCGCGCACGACGTGTGTCCGTACTACCTCGCGCAGGAGCTCGCGCGCTGGTCCGACATGGTGATCGGCGACTACAACTACTACTACGACGGCAGCGCGATGTTGTACACGCTCGCGCAGCAGAACCAGTGGCGCGTCGGCGTGCTCGTCGACGAGGCGCACAACCTGCTCGATCGCGCGCGCAAGATGTACAGCGCGTCGCTCGATCCGTTTGCGTTCGCCGCCGCGCGCGATGCGGCTCCGGCGCCGCTGCGCAAGGCGTTCGACCGGCTGGCGCGCGCGTGGGGCACGCTCAATCGCGCGCAGACCGCGCGTTATGCCGCGTATCCGCAGATTCCGGGGCCGATCGTGTCGGCCGTGCAGAATCTCGTCGCCGCGGTCGGCGAGTATCTGGCGGACGCGCCGCGCGCGAACGGCGACGCATTGCTGCGCTTTCATTTCGACGCGATCCAGTTCGGCGTGCTCGCCGACGCGTTCGACAGTGCGTCGATCTTCGACGCGACGCTGCACGGCGAACCGGTCCCGCGTCAGCCGGCGCTCGACGGCGTCGTGCCGGCCGGCCGCCGGCGCCGCGTGCAATCGACGCTGTGCGTGCGCAACGTGATCCCCGCCGGCTTCCTCGCACCGCGCTACGACGCCGCGCGTGCGACCGTGCTGTTCTCGGGCACGCTCAGTCCGTTCCACTTCTATCGCGACACGCTCGGGCTGCCGGCCGATACCGGGTGGCTCGACGTCGACGGGCCGTTCCGCGCGGAGCAACTGACCGTGCGCGTCGCGAGCCACGTGTCGACACGCTGGCGCGACCGCGACCGGTCGCTCGAGCCGATCGCCGACCTGATCGCCGCGCAGTATGCGGCGCGTCCCGGCAACTATCTCGGCTTTCTGAGCAGCTTCGACTATCTGCAGCGCGTGGTCGCGCTGATGCAGGCGCGGCATCCGGACGTGCCCGTGTGGGCGCAGGCGCCCGGCATGGCCGAGAGCGAACGCGACGCGTTTCTGGCGCGCTTCGATGCCGGCGGCCGCGGCGTCGGTTTCGCGGTGCTCGGCGGCGCGTTTTCGGAAGGCGTGGATCTCGTCGGCGAACGGCTGATCGGCGCGTTCATTGCGACGCTCGGACTGCCGCAGGTCAACGACGTCAACGAGCAGATGCGGCGTGCGATGGACGCCCGTTTCGGCAACGGCTACGACT